From Amia ocellicauda isolate fAmiCal2 chromosome 12, fAmiCal2.hap1, whole genome shotgun sequence, a single genomic window includes:
- the crybb1l2 gene encoding crystallin, beta B1, like 2, translated as MSSSGEKSSKAASQTDGKSAQSKKSETGMMAYKMYIFDQENFQGRCMEFSGECMNVCDCGFDRVRSVRIECGPWVGYEQMNFCGEMYLLEKGEYPRWDSWSNSYRNEWMMSFRPVRMDPEKHKICLYEVGEFKGRKMEIMDDDVPSLFSYGFTDRVGSIMVSCGTWVGYQYPGYRGYQYLLEKGDYRHWNEWGARTPQIQSMRRIRDMQWHQHGCYTMASK; from the exons atGTCTTCCAGTGGTGAGAAGTCCTCCAAAGCTGCTTCCCAGACTGATGGGAAGAGCGCCCAGAGCAAGAAGTCAGAAACTGGGATGATGGCCTACAAG atGTACATCTTTGACCAGGAGAATTTCCAGGGCCGCTGTATGGAGTTCTCAGGGGAGTGTATGAACGTGTGCGACTGCGGCTTCGACCGTGTGCGCTCCGTCCGCATCGAGTGTGGCCC CTGGGTGGGCTATGAGCAGATGAATTTCTGTGGAGAGATGTACCTGCTGGAGAAGGGAGAGTACCCTCGCTGGGACAGCTGGAGCAACAGCTACAGGAATGAGTGGATGATGTCATTCAGACCAGTCAGAATG GACCCAGAGAAGCACAAGATCTGCCTGTATGAGGTGGGTGAGTTCAAGGGCAGGAAGATGGAGATCATGGATGATGACGTGCCCAGCCTCTTCTCCTACGGCTTCACTGACAGAGTGGGCAGCATCATGGTCAGCTGTGGGAC GTGGGTTGGGTACCAGTACCCCGGTTACCGTGGCTACCAGTACCTCTTGGAGAAAGGGGACTACAGGCATTGGAATGAGTGGGGGGCACGCACCCCTCAGATCCAGTCCATGAGGCGCATTAGAGACATGCAGTGGCACCAGCACGGCTGCTACACCATGGCCagcaagtga